The Apium graveolens cultivar Ventura chromosome 6, ASM990537v1, whole genome shotgun sequence genome contains a region encoding:
- the LOC141667800 gene encoding E3 ubiquitin-protein ligase UPL5-like — protein sequence MHKVHIGIVLDRVFYLQLANRPVSLEDIQDIDPFVYNSCKDILNMDPEMVDQDTLALTFSVDEIDESGSKRVLDLVHGGANIAVDSNNRGKYVDLLIQHWFVKSVAIHVDEFIKGFNDIISSSEKGKVFFKWLESEDLDKMLHGSERPISVEDWKDHTTYYGYNDTDNQIVWFWEIVERMSEEQRKELLFFWT from the coding sequence ATGCACAAAGTACATATCGGCATTGTTCTTGACCGTGTATTTTATTTGCAATTGGCTAACAGACCCGTGTCCCTTGAAGATATTCAGGATATAGATCCTTTTGTTTACAATAGTTGCAAGGACATATTGAATATGGATCCTGAAATGGTTGATCAAGATACTCTAGCTCTTACATTTAGTGTTGATGAAATAGATGAGTCAGGATCAAAGAGAGTTTTGGATCTTGTTCATGGTGGAGCCAATATTGCAGTGGATAGTAATAATAGAGGAAAATATGTTGATCTTCTAATTCAACATTGGTTTGTTAAATCCGTTGCGATACATGTTGATGAATTCATCAAGGGATTCAATGACATTATAAGTTCCTCGGAAAAAGGGAAAGTATTTTTTAAATGGTTAGAATCAGAAGATCTTGACAAGATGTTGCATGGCAGTGAAAGACCTATTTCTGTTGAAGATTGGAAGGATCATACTACTTATTATGGGTACAATGATACTGACAATCAGATTGTCTGGTTTTGGGAG